A region from the Lycium barbarum isolate Lr01 chromosome 8, ASM1917538v2, whole genome shotgun sequence genome encodes:
- the LOC132605866 gene encoding putative late blight resistance protein homolog R1A-10, with protein sequence MAYASIASLMRTMESVLTSNSPMLSLIFDHREELLALREKVSSLEVFLKNFEKSNLSGEMTDLEVQVKEVANAVEYTIELRLTEAVMTNDEKVHERLCDSLKQVAEDVDRVWKESTKIQDIGKQASKESLVEDFSSSAKEVLNVKNNMVGRDDQRERLLEDLTRGFSGEPKVIPIVGMGGIGKTTLAKEVYNDAYIHSRFDVRAWATISSQHNVKEILISLLRSTKGDTFYMEGEADLADMLQKSLKGKRYLIVMDDMWSTKAWDDVRLCFPSENNGSRILLTTRNNEVACYAGTENLPLQMGFMDQDASWNLFKSAGFTNASLPPEFETIGKQIIDKCHGLPLTIVVVAGLLSKSKRTIEDWVSVAKDVKSFVTNDPNEQCSRVLGLSYNYLTSDLKACLLYFGIFPEDCEISAKKLVRLWIAHGFLKLEKDFEGEAEKCLQDLVDRNLVLVSKKSSDESNIKSCKVHDLLYELCLREAQSQNIFVMKDCDSYRALLTPGHHHSITRRTYDEDNNLLKRTRSLVFLSKHPASFTLKLGLNHFNLLRILELSHIRFINFPPEILCLIWLRYLAMSGYFHIPSEICRLWNLQTFIVQSRGSASREFSETIWELMQLRHLSLENFYLPNPPSVSVGEERYLIFSNVQTISGLSPSSCTKEVISGIRNAKKLEINGDSRDYLSFQESRLFDNLVHLHQLETLNVVVAGVSGSALVTIPCAKAFPATLTKLKLSRTCLRWEDLNIIGELPNLEVLNLQWNACQGRDWHPIAGGFTRLKLLLICDCYLKYWRATNDNFPVLECLLIRYCRYLNEIPIEFADIYSLKLIELSFCTPKLEACAARIQQEQEDLGSKPVDVLIRGSHRDDA encoded by the coding sequence ATGGCTTATGCTAGTATTGCTTCTCTTATGAGAACAATGGAATCGGTCTTAACATCAAATTCACCAATGCTATCTCTAATCTTTGATCACAGAGAAGAATTACTCGCTCTTCGTGAAAAAGTTAGTTCCTTGGAAGTATTTCTCAAGAACTTTGAGAAAAGCAATCTGTCTGGGGAAATGACAGATCTGGAAGTACAAGTAAAAGAAGTTGCAAATGCTGTTGAATACACAATTGAACTGAGACTAACAGAAGCCGTAATGACAAATGATGAAAAGGTGCATGAGAGGCTATGTGATAGCCTAAAACAAGTAGCAGAGGATGTTGATCGTGTCTGGAAAGAGTCAACAAAGATTCAAGATATAGGCAAACAAGCATCAAAAGAATCTTTGGTTGAAGATTTTTCAAGTTCAGCAAAAGAAGTTCTGAATGTTAAGAACAATATGGTTGGACGTGATGATCAAAGGGAAAGGTTGTTAGAAGATCTGACTAGAGGTTTCTCCGGTGAACCTAAAGTCATTCCGATCGTCGGTATGGGAGGCATCGGTAAAACAACTTTAGCGAAAGAAGTTTACAATGATGCGTACATTCATTCTCGTTTTGATGTTCGTGCTTGGGCTACTATATCTAGCCAACACAATGTAAAGGAAATCTTGATAAGCCTTCTGCGTTCTACAAAGGGTGACACATTTTACATGGAAGGTGAAGCGGATCTAGCAGACATGCTACAAAAAAGTTTAAAGGGCAAGAGATATTTAATTGTCATGGATGACATGTGGAGCACTAAAGCATGGGATGACGTGAGACTATGCTTTCCAAGTGAAAACAATGGGAGTCGTATACTGTTGACTACCCGTAACAATGAAGTAGCTTGTTATGCTGGTACTGAGAATCTTCCTTTGCAGATGGGTTTCATGGATCAAGATGCGAGTTGGAACCTTTTTAAAAGTGCGGGCTTTACTAATGCATCATTACCACCTGAATTTGAGACTATTGGCAAGCAAATCATAGACAAATGTCACGGGTTACCACTAACTATTGTTGTGGTTGCTGGGCTTCTGTCCAAATCTAAAAGGACAATAGAAGATTGGGTAAGTGTTGCCAAAGATGTCAAGTCATTTGTCACAAATGATCCGAATGAACAATGTTCACGTGTGCTTGGGTTGAGTTACAATTACTTGACCAGTGATCTAAAAGCATGTCTTCTGTATTTTGGAATTTTTCCAGAAGATTGTGAGATTTCAGCGAAGAAATTGGTGAGATTATGGATCGCCCACGGGTTTCTGAAGTTGGAAAAAGACTTCGAAGGGGAGGCTGAGAAGTGTTTACAAGATCTTGTCGACAGAAATCTTGTTCTCGTCAGCAAGAAAAGTTCTGATGAATCAAATATTAAATCATGTAAGGTTCATGATCTATTATATGAGTTGTGCTTGAGAGAAGCTCAAAGCCAAAATATTTTTGTCATGAAAGACTGTGATTCTTATAGGGCTCTTCTTACTCCTGGACATCATCATTCGATAACGAGGCGGACATATGATGAAGACAACAATCTCTTGAAACGAACTCGTTCACTTGTCTTTCTTTCTAAGCACCCTGCAAGTTTTACTCTCAAACTAGGGCTTAATCATTTCAATTTACTCAGAATCTTGGAATTGAGCCACATAAGGTTCATAAACTTCCCTCCTGAGATACTGTGCCTCATTTGGTTGAGATACCTTGCAATGTCTGGGTATTTTCACATACCTTCAGAAATTTGCAGGTTATGGAATCTGCAAACATTCATTGTTCAAAGTCGTGGTTCGGCATCTAGAGAATTTTCAGAGACAATTTGGGAACTGATGCAATTAAGGCATCTGAGCCTTGAAAATTTTTATTTGCCAAATCCCCCAAGTGTATCTGTTGGTGAAGAGAGATACTTAATTTTTTCAAACGTGCAAACTATTTCTGGCTTGTCTCCAAGTAGTTGCACAAAAGAGGTTATTTCAGGGATTCGGAATGCTAAAAAACTAGAAATCAATGGAGATTCACGCGACTATTTAAGTTTCCAAGAATCAAGACTTTTCGACAATCTTGTCCATCTACATCAACTTGAAACATTGAATGTTGTTGTTGCTGGGGTATCAGGCTCTGCACTAGTGACCATTCCATGTGCAAAAGCTTTTCCAGCAACACTAACGAAGTTAAAGTTGTCCCGAACTTGTCTAAGGTGGGAGGACTTGAACATCATAGGTGAGTTGCCCAACCTTGAGGTGCTGAATCTGCAGTGGAATGCTTGTCAGGGCCGAGACTGGCATCCAATTGCAGGTGGATTTACTCGATTGAAGCTTTTGCTAATTTGCGATTGTTATCTCAAGTACTGGAGAGC